The following are encoded in a window of Callithrix jacchus isolate 240 chromosome 9, calJac240_pri, whole genome shotgun sequence genomic DNA:
- the LOC103795416 gene encoding LOW QUALITY PROTEIN: putative uncharacterized protein encoded by MAPKAPK5-AS1 (The sequence of the model RefSeq protein was modified relative to this genomic sequence to represent the inferred CDS: substituted 1 base at 1 genomic stop codon): protein MAFSMSLSSDMLRGAPAAAKSXGCSAALSPRDRGSKGLGTRAPGLRGDGQQPPLGTGRDEGPGAGSASAGGFRLAAAAAAEAAAPGDKPLCWAPRGRLLASSPAGEAGSRGRARRGGPRPGALCRGLAGPPLRPGLASS, encoded by the coding sequence ATGGCTTTCTCCATGTCGCTTTCCTCCGACATGCTCCGTGGGGCTCCCGCAGCCGCGAAGAGCTGAGGCTGCTCAGCCGCCCTGTCCCCGCGAGACCGAGGGAGCAAAGGGCTCGGCACTCGGGCCCCTGGGCTTCGGGGCGACGGGCAGCAGCCGCCCCTGGGGACCGGTAGGGATGAGGGCCCCGGTGCCGGCTCTGCTTCGGCGGGCGGCTTTAGGCTGGCCGCAGCAGCAGCGGCAGAGGCGGCGGCCCCTGGGGACAAGCCTTTGTGCTGGGCCCCGCGCGGCCGCCTCCTAGCCTCATCCCCGGCAGGGGAGGCAGGCTCCCGGGGTAGGGCGAGGCGGGGAGGGCCTCGACCTGGGGCACTATGCAGGGGCCTCGCGGGGCCGCCGCTTAGGCCGGGGCTCGCCAGCTCCTAA